A segment of the Bradyrhizobium sp. CCBAU 53340 genome:
ACGACGCCGTCGCCATGACCGGCGGCCAGCGTCATGACGGCGATCTCTCGCCGCAGAAGATCATGGCCCAGCTCCATGCCGAGGGCATCAGCGAGATCTACCTTGTCTCGGAAAACCCCGACGCCTATCCGGCCGACACCATCCCGCCCGGTGTGAAGAAATATCACCGCGACGACTTGCAGAACGTCATGAAGATGTGTCGCGAGTATAAGGGCACGTCGGCCATCGTCTTCGTGCAGACCTGCGCCGCCGAGAAGCGCCGCCGCCGCAAGCGCGGCCTGATGGAGGACCCGGCGCGCCGCGTCATGATCAATCCGGCCGTCTGCGAAGGCTGCGGCGACTGCTCGGTGCAGTCGAACTGCATCTCGGTCGAGCCGCTGGAGACCGAATTCGGCCGCAAGCGCGCCATCAACCAGTCCTCCTGTAACAAGGACTATTCCTGCCTCAAGGGTTTTTGCCCGTCCTTCGTCACCGTCGATGGCGGCGCGCCGCGCCACCGTGCGCCGGCCGAGCTCGCCGATATCGGTGAACTCCCCGAGCCGGCCTCGCGGCCGACGCTGGATAAGCCCTACAATATCGCGGTCGGCGGCGTCGGCGGCACCGGCGTGCTCACCATCGGCGCGCTGCTCGGCATGGCCGCGCATATCGAGGGCAAGGCCTCGATGATCCTCGACATGTCCGGCCTCGCGCAGAAGGGCGGCGCGGTGCTGAGCCATGTGCGCCTCTCGGATCATCCGGCCGAGGTGACCTGCTCGCGCATCGTGACCGGCACGGCCGATCTCGTGCTTGCGGCCGACGAGGTCGTCGCCGTTGCCAAGGACACGATCTCGCTCTGCGACTCTAGTCGCACCCGCGGCATCATCAACAGCCACGTCATTCCCACCGCCGACTTCATCCTCAATCGCGACTTCAACTTCCAGACCCGCAAGCTCAACGGGCTCCTGGAAACCGCGCTGCACAAGGACTCCGTCTTCTTCGACTTCACCAAGCCGGCCGAGCAGCTGCTCGGCGACAGCATCGCCACCAACATGATGATGATGGGCTATGCCTATCAGAAGGGACTTTTCCCGCTATCCGCTGAATCGATCGAGCAGGCGATCGAGGTCAACGGCGTCTCGATCAAGATGAACAAGGAAGCCTTCCGCCTCGGCCGCCTCGCGGTCGCCGATCCTGCGCGCCTTGCCGAGATGCTGAAGGGGACGGACGAGGTCGTTGCGCCCAAGACGCTGGATGCGATGACGCTCGATGAAGTCATCGAGCATCGTACCAAGCATCTCACCGCCTACCAGAACGGCCGCCTGGCAAAACGCTATCGCAAGCTGGTCGACCAGGTCCGCGATGCCGCGATGAAGGGCGGCTATGGTGATGCTCTGCCGCGCGCAGTGGCGATCAACTACGCCAAGCTACTCGCCTACAAGGACGAGTACGAGGTCGCGCGCCTGTTCTCTGACGGCGCTTTCGAGCAGCAGCTCCGCGACCAGTTCGAAGGCGACTACAAGTTCAGCTTCAACCTGGCTCCGCCGATCTTGGCGTCGGGCGTCGATGCGCTTGGCCGCCCGAAGAAGCGCGCCTTCGGCCCGTGGATGCTGAAAGCATTTCGTGTGCTGGCGAAGTTCAAATTCCTGCGCGGCACGCCCTTCGACATCTTCGGCCGCAGCGCCGACCGCAAGCTCGAGCGCGACCTGATCGTCGGCTACGAGAAGGACGTCGCCACCGTGCTCGGCCTGTTGTCACCGGTCACGCACGACACGTCGGTCGAATTGCTGTCGCTGCCCGACCGCATCCGCGGTTACGGCCCGGTCAAGGAGAAGGCCGTGGCGGATGCAAAAGCCCGCTACGCCCAGCTCGCCGCCGATCTGGCAAACCCGCCGCCGGCGCCAAGGCAGATCGCAGCGGAGTAGTGTGGTCTCCTAGGGTGGGCAAAGGCGCGACGCGCCGTGCCCACCACATTCGTCGGAGTCGTGCCAAAAGTACGTTGGCAAGCTGCGCTTTTGCCCACCCTACGACATCGACGATGTCTCGACTAACTGGCGCTCCGCCACATTCGAAAAAGTTAGGCCACGCCGAGCCGGGACCGGCTAACCCATCTGGACGTCGGACTCCTGCGGGTCAGGGCCATACCTGTTCGGTCCGACAGTGCCGGGCAGGACGCCGAGCTCGACGATCGCCCATGCAACCAGGGCGAATGATGCGACGTTCAGGATGAGGCCCGAAGCAGACATTTGTCCGGCGATTTGGCAAAGGGCTGGACCAAGGTAAAACAGCAGCAACCACCAGCCGCTCTTGTCGCGATCGTGCAAGCGTTTCCGTCCGACCGCGATGGCCGAGTTGAGAAGCAGCAGCGAGAAGATGAGCCAGAGGACGATGGCTAGGTAAGGCAACCAGCCTAGCAAGGCGGTCACCAAAAACATGGCCACCTCGGCAATGATCCACAAAGGCCACGCGATCCAATAATCCGACCGTCCGATGCGACCATCGAAACGAAACAGCAGATCGATCGCTTGCTCCCGGAACGCGTGAGTAAAGATAGTTTTGCCTAGAGGCATGTTCACCTTATTGGAGTGTTGCCGCTTCGATACACGTATTGGGGGAGGCTGACAAGCAAGGCCGGTTCGGCGGATCCCAGTCGGTACGACCGATCGCGACAGGCCATTTCGTTGGGCGGGTCGGGGCGGCTGGTGACCACCATCCCTTGCGTTGCCGTCGGGCAAAACACCCATGCTGTGGTCAATCCGCACGCACAAAAACATTCCGCTTTACCGAAATTCGGAATTGTCGTATCAATTCGCCACCTCATCCCTCCAAAAAGGGGCGTATCGCGATCGTCACGAAACGCGGGGTGAGCGGCGGTGGACGCGGGCTGCGTCGCGCGAGCGATTGTCTCGTGCACGACGGGCGCGGTCTCGCGTACGGCAAAATCGTGTGGTCCTGACGCCCGGGGTCTGTGCGTCAAGTCTTGCGATCGCTCGCAAGACGACGGGGGCAATAGTGCATCGCTCCCCGGGGAGAGCGCGACATAAGCCGTAAAGCCACTGCGCAGGGAAGGCCGGATGTTTGGCCGCACCTGTATGCCGCTGTGCATCTGTTCTTCGCGCACTTGCGCACAGCGGACCGTGGGTGCCCAGCCGGCACCCGGTCTTCCCTGCGCCCTCTGTTTTCGGAGGAGGGCAAGACGGACACAAAACTCGGGCGGAATGAGCCGCGAGGATGCGGCGGTGCGTCTGATCGTCATTGCGATATTGAGGCAGCGAGCCCTGCGTAACCGTCACCCTGAGGTGCTCGCCTCTTCGGCGAGCCTCGAAGGGCGACGCCCGGCTCTCGCGGCGAGAGTGTCGAGACAGCCGTGCATCCTTCCAGGCTCCCGGCGCGATGCCTTGCATTGCGCCACTCGCGCCTCAGGATGACGGATTGGGGAATTGCGCCAAGCCGCTGCTCTCTCGCACGACGGAATATTTCCGCGCTTGCCAACAGGGCACCAGCGGTTCAGAAAAAAGAGCCAAGAAGAAACGCGAGCGGAGACCTCTGTTTTGACCATCAAGGGCAAGGCCTACATTGCCGGGATCTACGAACACCCGACCCGGCATGCGCCGGACAAATCCACCGCCCAGCTCCATGCCGAGGTCGCCAAGGGCGCGATCGAGGATGCCGGGATCAGCAAGGACGATGTCGACGGCTATTTCTGCGCGGGCGATGCGCCCGGCGGGGCCTGGCCGATGGTCGATTATCTCGGGCTGAACACCAGGAAGCTTCGCCACGTCGATTCCACCGAGACCGGCGGCTGTTCCTACATCATCCATCTCGGCCATGCGGCCGAAGCGATCGCGGCGGGCAAATGCTCGATCGCGCTTGTTACGCTCGCCGGCAAGCCGCGCACCGGCGTGATGCCGCCGCGTGCAGCCGGCGCCGAGGTCGATTTCGAATCCGCTTACGGTGCGACCACGCACAATGCCTATGGCATGTGTGCCATGCGTCATATGCACGACTATGGCACCACCTCCGAGCAGCTCGCCTGGATCAAGGTCGCGGCCTCCCATCATGCGCAATACAATCCGCATGCGATGCTCAAGGACGTCGTCACCGTCGAGGACGTCTTGAACTCGCCAATGATCTCCGATCCCCTGCACCGCATGGATTGCTGCGTCGTCTCCGATGGCGGCGGCGCGCTGATCGTGACGACGCCGGAGATCGCCAAAAGCCTGAAGAAGCCGCTTGTGCGCTTGATCGGCCATGGCGAGGCGATGAAAGGTCCGCGCGGCGGCAAGGATCTCGATCTGACTTACTCGGCCGGTGTCTGGTCCGGACCGCGCGCGTTCGACGAAGCCGGCATCACCCCGAAGGACATCAAATACGCCTCGATCTATGACAGCTTCACCATCACCGTGCTGATGCAGCTCGAAGACCTCGGCTTCTGTAGGAAGGGCGAGGGCGGCAAGTTCGTCGCCGACGGCAATCTGATCTCGGGCGTCGGCAAGCTGCCGTTCAACACCGATGGCGGTGGCCTCTGCAGCAACCATCCCGTCAACCGCGGTGGCATGACCAAGATCATCGAGGCCGTCAGGCAGTTGCGCAGCGAGGCGCATCCGAAGGTGCAGGTCAAGAATTGCGATCTCGCCATCGCCCACGGCACCGGCGGTCTCCTGGGTGTTCGCCACGCTGCCTCGACCGCCATTCTGGAGCGCGTGTGATGAGTGAAGCAAGGAAATATCCGGCGCCGGTGACCAATCCGGAGACCGCCGCGTTCTGGGACGCGGCGAAAGAGGGCAAGTTCATGATCAAGCGCTGCACGGCGTGCGGCGAAGCACATTACTTCCCGCGCTCGATCTGCCCGTTCTGCTACTCCGACAAGACGGTGTGGGAGGAGGCCTCGGGCGAGGGCACGATCTACACCTACAGCCTGATGCGGAAGTCGCCGACCGGCCCCTACGCGATCGGCTACGTCACGCTGAAGGAGGGGCCGTCGGTGCAGACCAATTTCGTCGACTGCGATCTGGAGAAATTGAAGATCGGCCAGAAGGTGAAGGTGGTTTTCAAGCCGACCGACGGCGCCCCGCTGCCGTTTTTCACGCCGGTGTAGGACAGTCCTCATCCTGAGGAGCTTGCGAAGCAAGCGTCTCGAAGGATGGTCACGACAAAGAAAGCGTTTCGGGCATCCTCATGGTTCGAGACGGCGCAAGAGCGCTTCCTCACCATGAGGATGAGAACCAGAGGAAACAAACAAGATGTCCGCCAGATACGAAGAGCTCAAAGGCCTCAAAAACCTCGGCCAGAAATATGCCTACGGCGATCGCGAGGTCATGCTCTACGCCTACGGCATCGGTCTCGGCGCCGATCCCATGGACGAGAACGAGCTCGCCTTCGTCAACGAGGGCACGTTCACGCCGCGTCCGCTGAAGGTGGTGCCGACGTTCGCGTCCGTCGCAGCGTGGGGCTCGGGGCCGGGCGAGATGAATCTCAACCGAGTCATGGTGGTGGACGGCGAACGCGACATCACCTTCCACCAGCCGCTGCCGGTCGTGGCCAACATCACCGCCGACTCCTCCGTCGTCGAAGTCTACGACAAGGGTGAGGGCAAGGGCGTCGTCATCAGCCATCAGACCGTGCTGAAGAACGAGAAGGGTGAGAAGCTTGCCACACTCGTCGCTTCGCGCTTCGCCCGTGGCGATGGCGGCTTTGGCGGGCCGAGCCTGACCCAGCCTGATCCGCACAAGATCCCGTCGCGCACGCCCGACAAGACCATCGACATCGTCACGCGTCCCGACCAGGCGCTGGTCTATCGCCTCTGCGGCGACCGCAACCCGCTGCACTCGGATCCCGAGTTCGCCAGGAAGGCCGGCTTCCCGCGTCCGATCCTGCACGGCATGTGCACCTACGGCATCACCTGCCGCGGCGTGCTCCAGACCTATGCCGACTATGACGCGTCGGCCTTCCGCCAGCACGTCGCGCGGTTCTCTTCGCCGGTCTATCCCGGCGAGACCGTGACCATGGACCTCTGGAGGGACGGCAACACGATCTCGTTCGAAGCCAAGGTGAAGTCGCGCGGCGTCACCGTGATCAAGAACGGCAAGACGGTGCTGGGTTAGGGCAGTCTTGTGCCCCGGATGCAACGCAACGCGTAGCGGTGCGCTGCAGAGCCGGGGCCAAGGGGCCGCCTCCAAGAACTGGGTCCCGGCTCTGCGACGCAGCGTTTCACGCTGCATCGCGTCCGGGACACGGGAGAACAAGAACAAACAGGGAGAAGCCACCATGGGACTACTCGACGGCAAGGTTGCGCTGATCACCGGCGCGGGCGGGGGGCTCGGTGAGGCCTACGCAAAGCTGTTCGCGCGGGAAGGGGCGGCGGTCGTGGTCAACGATCTCGGCGGCCCCCGTGACGGCTCCGGCGCCGACACCTCGATGGCGCAAAAGGTGGTGGACGCGATCAAGGCCGAGGGTGGCAAGGCGATCGCCAACGGCGCCGACATTTCCACCATGGAGGGCGGCCAGTCGGTGTTCGACGATGCCATCAAGCATTTTGGGCGCGCCGACATCCTGGTCAACAATGCCGGCATCCTGCGCGACCAGACCTTTCACAAGGCCAGTGAGGCCGATTGGGACAAGGTGATCAAGGTGCATCTGAAGGGCACCTTTTGTTGCACCATGCCGGTGTTTCGCTGGATGCGCGAAAACGGCGGCGGCGTCATCGTCAACACCTCCTCGACCTCAGGGCTGATCGGCAATTTCGGCCAGACCAACTACGGCGCGGCCAAGGGCGGCATCTGGGGCCTGTCCAACGTGCTGGCGATCGAGGGCCGGAAATACAACATCCGGATCTGGACGCTGGCGCCGGGCGCCCTGACCCGCATGACCGCAGACCTGCCCCGCTATAAGGAGAACCCCGGCGCGGCGCTGGGACCGGACGGGATCGCGCCGGCCGTGCTATACATGGTCAGCGATTTGTCGGGCGACCAGACCGGCAAGGTGCTGGGCGTGTCCGGGCCCCGCGGCGTGCGCGAGATGCGGATGATGGAGATGGAAGGCTGGAAGCCGCCGCACACGGGCTGGAACGCCCGGGACATCGCCGATCATGCCAAGGAGATCTTCTTCTCCGAGGAGCAGATCAAGATGGGCGCGCGGAGGTTTTAGCCAAAACTGTCATTCCGGGGCGCGACGCAGTCGCGAGCCCGGAATCCATAACCACCAGCCGGGGTTATGGATTCCGGGCCTGTCCCTTCGGGCCATCCCGGAATGACGAACAGAGAGAGAGAGACAAGGACTGATGAAGCTCACCGCCGACGCCAAAGGCACCTTCGCAATCGCGCCGACGCCATTCCACGACGACGGCCGGATCGACGAGCGCTCGATCGACCGCCTGACCGATTTCTACGAGGAGGTTGGCTGCGACGGCGTCACCGTGCTGGGTATCCTCGGCGAGGCGCCGAAGCTCGATGCCACTGAGGCCGAGCAGGTGGCGGTGCGTTACGTCAAGCGCGCCAAGAAGATGCAGGTGATCGTCGGCGTCTCGGCGCCGGGCTTTGCCACGATGCGGTCGCTGGCAAGGGCCTCGATGGACGCAGGCGCGGCCGGCGTCATGATCGCGCCGCCGCCGAGCTTGCGTACCGACGATCAGATCGTTGGCTATTTCAAGCAGGCGGCCGAGGCGATCGGCCCCGATGTGCCCTGGGTGCTCCAGGACTATCCGCTGACGCTCACGGTGGTGTTCACCCCGGCTGTGATCCGCAAGATCGTCATGGACAACCCAAATTGCGTGATGCTCAAGCATGAGGATTGGCCGGGCCTCGAGAAGATCACGACGCTGCGCGGCTTCCAGAAGGACGGCTCGCTGCGTCCGCTCTCGATCCTCTGCGGCAATGGCGGCACGTTCCTGGACTTCGAGATGGAGCGCGGCGCCGACGGCGCCATGACCGGCTATGCCTTCCCGGAGCTTCTGATCGACGTCGTCAACCTCTCCAAGGCCGGCAAACGCGATGCCGCGCACGACATCTTCGATGCGCATCTGCCGCTGATCCGCTATGAGCAGCAGCCCGGTGTCGGTCTGACCGTGCGCAAATACGTGCTCCAGAAGCGCGGCATCATTGCCTCCAGCGCCCAGCGCAAGCCGGGCGCGACGATGACGGCGACCGCGAAGGCCGAGGTCGATTATTTGCTGTCGCGCGTCGCCCGTTTCGACAAGCGCGCCAATCTCGGCCCGCAATCCAGCGCCGCAGGCTAGTGGAATGGCCGAGACATCAGCATCACGCCCGGCCTCGACCATCCTCCTGCTGCGCGATGGCGCCAAGGAGATGGAGATCTTCATGATGGTCCGCCATCATCAGATCGAGTTCAACTCGGGCGCGCTGGTGTTTCCCGGCGGCAGCGTCGATGCCGGCGATCAGGAAATCGTCGCTCGCGCCGACCTTTATTCGGGCGGCGAGGCCTTGAGCGAAGCGGAGCGCGGTTTTCGCATCGCCGCGATCCGCGAGACGTTTGAGGAAAGCGGCATCCTGCTGGCGCGCGCGAAGGGCTCGAACGCACCTGTCGATGCCAAGCGCGCCGGCGAGATCGCCGACGCGCATCGCGTCGCGCTCAACGAGCACAAGATCAGCTTCCTCAGCATTCTCGCCGACAACGGTCTCCAGCTCGCGCTCGACACGCTCGTGCCTTACGCGCACTGGATCACGCCGGAGGGCATGCCGAAGCGCTTCGACACCTGGTTCTTCCTTGCGGCCGCACCGCCCGACCAGCTCGGCGCGCATGACGGGCGGGAGTCGACCGACTCGATCTGGGTTTCCGCGCGCGAGGCGGTGGAGGGCGGCGAGAGCGGCCGCTTCAAGCTGCCGTTCCCGACCACGCGCAACCTGATCCGGCTGGCCAAGCAGCCGCGCGTGAGCGCTGCACTCGACCATGCCAGGGGCCTGTCGATCGTCACGGTGATGCCTGTCATGACCAAGACCGAGAGCGGCCGCCAGCTCCGCATTCCTCGCGAAGCCGGCTATGACGGCGAGGTGTTCGAGGTCGGCGCGGTCGGCTAATACACTTCGACGCGCAACGAAGTATTGGCGAACGCGAACGAGCTAGGTTCCGTCCATCGTGGAATGGACGGAGCGCGTCATGGATACCAGGCAGCAGACCAACGTCGCCGTCGAGCTGGCGCTGCTGGTCGGGCTCGCAACGCTGTGGGGCGGCTCCTACACTTTCATCAAGCTTGGTGTCGCCACCATTCCGCCGGTGACCCTGATCGCGGCGCGCACGTCGATCGCAGGCCTGCTGCTGCTCATTGTCATGCGGGCGAGGGGCATCAGCATGCCCACGGACGCCGCGACCTGGCAGCGCTTCGCGTTCCAGGCCGTCCTCAACAGCGTCATCCCCTGGACCCTGATCGCCTGGGGCGAGCGCCATGTCGATGCGGCGCTTGCCACCATCCTCAATTCGGCCGGGCCGATCTTCACCTTCCTGCTCACCGCGATCGTCACCCGTCATGAGGCCACGACGCCGCGAAAGCTGTTCGGCGTGGTCGCCGGCATGGCCGGCATCCTGCTGATCGTCGGCGTCGATGCGTTCCGCGACATCGGTAGCGGCCTCCTCGCGGAAGCGGCGATCGTCGCCGCCACCGTCTGCTACGCCTGCGCCGCGATCTTCGGCCGTAGCTTCAAAGGCCTCGATCCCATGGCGCCGGCCGCCGGCTCGTTGCTGGCGGGTGCGGCCGTGCTGATCCCGGCCTCGCTCGTGCTCGAGCAGCCTTGGGCGCTGTCGCCCTCGCTCGCTTCCGTCCTGGCGCTGCTCGCGCTCGCGGTATTCTCGACCGCGGCGGCGTTCGCGATCTATTTCCGCTTGATCCAGACCCTCGGCTCGGTCGGCACCACGGCCCAGGCGTACCTGCGCGTCCCGATCGGGGTTGCGATCAGCGTCGCTTTCCTGGGCGAAACGCTGAGCCGGACCGCATGGATTGGTCTCGCCTGCGTCGTCCTCGGCGTCGCCGCCATGACGATCCCGGCCCGGCGGGCTGCCGTCGCTAAACCATCATGAAAAACAGCCCCTTCCGGCCTCCGGAGGCATGTTCCCCCGGAGGGGCGATACAGCGTATATTGGGCGGGTATGGAGTCCGGTTCCGCCCCAATGCCCGTCGAAACGCCACCGAATTCGCCGCCGAAGCGATCGTTTTCGCTGTCGATCGGCCAGATGACGTTCGGCAGCTTCATCCTGGTGCTGGCGGTGATCATCGTCACCTCGACCGCCAGCGTGATCGCGATCCGGCATATCGACGCCACCTTCGCCGAACTCCAGCGGCTGCAAAGCGTCGGCGATCTCGCCGAAGACATCGACCGCCGCATGAACGATTTGCGGCTCGCCGCGCGTGACTTCGTCACCGATCCTGGCGCCGGCATCCAGTTCAAGCAGGTCGGCGAGGCCGCCTCGACCCTGAGCGACATTCTCAAGAAGACCCGCATTGAGCTTGCCCCTGAACAGCAGGACATGATCGACGGCGTCTCCGAGCGGCTTGCGACCTATCGCAGCGGGCTGGAGCGGATCTCGACCCTGATCGATCGCCGTGCCCAGTTGCTCGCCGGGCTGCCGCCATTGCGCGACCAATTCGACGCAGCGGTCTCCGCAAGCGGCGACCGTGATCTTGCCGCCCGCCTGTCGGAGGCGCAGAGCCGGATTGCGCTCGGGCTGCTCGCGCGCAATCCATCCGCTGCCGAGCAAGCCGCGCAGAGCATGCGGACCATGGAGATCGCCGACAGCGGATTGAAGGCGGCCGTGAACAATTACGCCGATGCCATCATCGCGGTCGCCGTCCGCGAACGGCAGATCGCCGATATCGACCGCGAGGTGCTGGGGACCGAGGGGCGGCTGATCGGCCGCGTCACCGAATTGCTCCGCGACGTCAGCGACCGCCGCGGTCACGTGCTGTCGCGCGACTTTGCCCGGACGCTCGCGGAAGCGCGCTGGCAGAGCATCGTGCTCGGCAGCATGGGCGTGCTGATCGGCATCCTCGCCGCTGTCTTCGTGGTGGGACGAACTGTGCGCCCGCTGGCCCAGATCGCGCGCTCCATCCGTGCCCTTGCGGCGGGCGTGAAGGATACGTCGATCCCGTCGGCCGATCTCAACAACGAGATCGGCGACATCGCCCGCGCCGCCGAGGTGTTCCGCCGTGCGCTGGAGGAGGCCGACACCGCCCGCGAAGCGGCGGTGCGCGCGCTCACCGAGCAGCGGCTGGCGGAAGAAAGCTATCGCAAGCTGTTCGAGGGCTCGATCGACGGCATCTACGTGACGACGCCGGCAGGCGATCTCCTCAACGCCAATCCGGCGCTGGCGCGGATGATGGGCTATGACAGCCCGCAGCACCTGATCGACAGCATCAGCGACATCGCCCATACCATCTATGTCCATCCCGAGGCGCGCGCGGAATACCAGCGGTTAATGCATCGCGACGGCATGGTACGCGAGTTCGAGTACCAGGTGCGCCAGCGCAGCGGCGACATCCTCTGGCTTTCCGACAGCGCGACCGGCGTGCGGGACGAGGATGGCAAAATTGTCCGCTACGAAGGCACGCTGCGCGACATCACCGACCAGAAACGGGCGGAAGATGCCATTGCCGAAGGCCGGCGCCTGCTCCAGCAGGTCATCGACACCGTGCCCGCCGTCATCAACGTCAAGGACCGCGACCTCCGTTACGTGCTGATGAATCGCTATATGGCCGGCATCTTCGGCATCGAGCCGGGCGATGCGCTCGGCCGCACCACGGCCGATCTGATGTCGCGCTATGGCGCGGCCAAGACCGACGAGAACGACAAGCGCGTTCTCCGCCAGCGGAAGGGGCTCGGCTTCTACGAGGAGGAGTACAAGGACGCCTCCGGCAACATGCGGCAATGGCTGGTCAACAAGCTGCCGCTGCTCGATGCCGAGGGCGAGATCGAGCGGATCGTGACCGTGGCGCTCGACATCGGCGAGCGCAAGCGCGGCGAACAGGAGATGCGGAAGGCCAAGGACGCCGCCGAGACCGCGCTGCGCAATCTGCGCGAGACCCAGGCCTCGCTGATCGAGGCGGAAAAGCTCGCCGCCCTTGGGCGCCTGGTTGCCGGCGTCGCCCACGAGGTCAACAATCCCGTCGGCATCAGTCTGACCGTCGCCTCTGCGCTGGAGCGCAAGACGGCGATATTCAGCGCCGAGGTGGAGCGCGGCGAGCTTCGCCGCTCGACGCTCAACGACTATCTCAACACCAGTCGCGATGCGTCCTCGCAGCTCGTCTCAAATCTCAATCGCGCGGCCGAACTGATCC
Coding sequences within it:
- a CDS encoding Zn-ribbon domain-containing OB-fold protein; the encoded protein is MSEARKYPAPVTNPETAAFWDAAKEGKFMIKRCTACGEAHYFPRSICPFCYSDKTVWEEASGEGTIYTYSLMRKSPTGPYAIGYVTLKEGPSVQTNFVDCDLEKLKIGQKVKVVFKPTDGAPLPFFTPV
- a CDS encoding thiolase domain-containing protein produces the protein MTIKGKAYIAGIYEHPTRHAPDKSTAQLHAEVAKGAIEDAGISKDDVDGYFCAGDAPGGAWPMVDYLGLNTRKLRHVDSTETGGCSYIIHLGHAAEAIAAGKCSIALVTLAGKPRTGVMPPRAAGAEVDFESAYGATTHNAYGMCAMRHMHDYGTTSEQLAWIKVAASHHAQYNPHAMLKDVVTVEDVLNSPMISDPLHRMDCCVVSDGGGALIVTTPEIAKSLKKPLVRLIGHGEAMKGPRGGKDLDLTYSAGVWSGPRAFDEAGITPKDIKYASIYDSFTITVLMQLEDLGFCRKGEGGKFVADGNLISGVGKLPFNTDGGGLCSNHPVNRGGMTKIIEAVRQLRSEAHPKVQVKNCDLAIAHGTGGLLGVRHAASTAILERV
- a CDS encoding SDR family oxidoreductase, with the translated sequence MGLLDGKVALITGAGGGLGEAYAKLFAREGAAVVVNDLGGPRDGSGADTSMAQKVVDAIKAEGGKAIANGADISTMEGGQSVFDDAIKHFGRADILVNNAGILRDQTFHKASEADWDKVIKVHLKGTFCCTMPVFRWMRENGGGVIVNTSSTSGLIGNFGQTNYGAAKGGIWGLSNVLAIEGRKYNIRIWTLAPGALTRMTADLPRYKENPGAALGPDGIAPAVLYMVSDLSGDQTGKVLGVSGPRGVREMRMMEMEGWKPPHTGWNARDIADHAKEIFFSEEQIKMGARRF
- a CDS encoding DUF805 domain-containing protein → MPLGKTIFTHAFREQAIDLLFRFDGRIGRSDYWIAWPLWIIAEVAMFLVTALLGWLPYLAIVLWLIFSLLLLNSAIAVGRKRLHDRDKSGWWLLLFYLGPALCQIAGQMSASGLILNVASFALVAWAIVELGVLPGTVGPNRYGPDPQESDVQMG
- a CDS encoding NUDIX domain-containing protein — protein: MAETSASRPASTILLLRDGAKEMEIFMMVRHHQIEFNSGALVFPGGSVDAGDQEIVARADLYSGGEALSEAERGFRIAAIRETFEESGILLARAKGSNAPVDAKRAGEIADAHRVALNEHKISFLSILADNGLQLALDTLVPYAHWITPEGMPKRFDTWFFLAAAPPDQLGAHDGRESTDSIWVSAREAVEGGESGRFKLPFPTTRNLIRLAKQPRVSAALDHARGLSIVTVMPVMTKTESGRQLRIPREAGYDGEVFEVGAVG
- a CDS encoding dihydrodipicolinate synthase family protein is translated as MKLTADAKGTFAIAPTPFHDDGRIDERSIDRLTDFYEEVGCDGVTVLGILGEAPKLDATEAEQVAVRYVKRAKKMQVIVGVSAPGFATMRSLARASMDAGAAGVMIAPPPSLRTDDQIVGYFKQAAEAIGPDVPWVLQDYPLTLTVVFTPAVIRKIVMDNPNCVMLKHEDWPGLEKITTLRGFQKDGSLRPLSILCGNGGTFLDFEMERGADGAMTGYAFPELLIDVVNLSKAGKRDAAHDIFDAHLPLIRYEQQPGVGLTVRKYVLQKRGIIASSAQRKPGATMTATAKAEVDYLLSRVARFDKRANLGPQSSAAG
- a CDS encoding indolepyruvate ferredoxin oxidoreductase family protein; this encodes MGINQGPISLDQKYTQETGHVFTTGIQALVRLPMAQIRRDRANGLNTAGFISGYRGSPLGGYDQQLFAARKHLEQYNIKFQPGVNEDLAATAIWGSQQLNLSPGAKYDGVVGIWYGKGPGVDRCGDVFRHGNAAGSAKNGGVLCLAGDDHGAKSSTVPHQSDHAFMSALMPYLYPSSIHEMIEMGLLGIAMSRYSGCWVGMKVITETVETTAEIDLTDEMKPFIIPPDFEMPPGGLNLRWPDDRFEQDRRLQDYKGFAAIAFARANKVNRVTMDSPNARFGIMASGKSYEDVRQALRELGITEEVAAKIGLRLYKIGMPWPLEPEGVHQFAVGLEEIFIVEERREIVENQVKQVLFNWRDDVRPRIVGKMDEHDKRFLTFAAELSVASLATSLTERLLRLNLNPEIAEMLRAKADWFNGRQASQMIPTAPVSRTPYFCSGCPHNTSTKVPEGSRALAGIGCHFMALWMDRSTETFTHMGGEGVPWVGIAPFTNENHIFANLGDGTYFHSGILAIRQAIASKANITYKILYNDAVAMTGGQRHDGDLSPQKIMAQLHAEGISEIYLVSENPDAYPADTIPPGVKKYHRDDLQNVMKMCREYKGTSAIVFVQTCAAEKRRRRKRGLMEDPARRVMINPAVCEGCGDCSVQSNCISVEPLETEFGRKRAINQSSCNKDYSCLKGFCPSFVTVDGGAPRHRAPAELADIGELPEPASRPTLDKPYNIAVGGVGGTGVLTIGALLGMAAHIEGKASMILDMSGLAQKGGAVLSHVRLSDHPAEVTCSRIVTGTADLVLAADEVVAVAKDTISLCDSSRTRGIINSHVIPTADFILNRDFNFQTRKLNGLLETALHKDSVFFDFTKPAEQLLGDSIATNMMMMGYAYQKGLFPLSAESIEQAIEVNGVSIKMNKEAFRLGRLAVADPARLAEMLKGTDEVVAPKTLDAMTLDEVIEHRTKHLTAYQNGRLAKRYRKLVDQVRDAAMKGGYGDALPRAVAINYAKLLAYKDEYEVARLFSDGAFEQQLRDQFEGDYKFSFNLAPPILASGVDALGRPKKRAFGPWMLKAFRVLAKFKFLRGTPFDIFGRSADRKLERDLIVGYEKDVATVLGLLSPVTHDTSVELLSLPDRIRGYGPVKEKAVADAKARYAQLAADLANPPPAPRQIAAE
- a CDS encoding MaoC family dehydratase; this encodes MSARYEELKGLKNLGQKYAYGDREVMLYAYGIGLGADPMDENELAFVNEGTFTPRPLKVVPTFASVAAWGSGPGEMNLNRVMVVDGERDITFHQPLPVVANITADSSVVEVYDKGEGKGVVISHQTVLKNEKGEKLATLVASRFARGDGGFGGPSLTQPDPHKIPSRTPDKTIDIVTRPDQALVYRLCGDRNPLHSDPEFARKAGFPRPILHGMCTYGITCRGVLQTYADYDASAFRQHVARFSSPVYPGETVTMDLWRDGNTISFEAKVKSRGVTVIKNGKTVLG